The proteins below come from a single Mesobacillus jeotgali genomic window:
- a CDS encoding O-acetylhomoserine aminocarboxypropyltransferase/cysteine synthase family protein, with amino-acid sequence MANEQKSYRIETLGVHGGQSPDPVTGARAVPIYSSNAFQFENTEHAADLFALKEPGYIYSRIHNPTVTALEEKVALLEGGVGALALSSGMSAITMAILNIAHAGDEIVAAANLYGGTYNLFAVTLPKYGIKVHLVDSADPENFRRAITPKTKAVYAETIGNPSLRILDIEAVAEVAHEAGVPLIIDNTFATPYLCRPIDHGADIVIHSATKWLLGNGTVMGGIIVDGGKFDWSSAKFPGFNEPDSSYHNIVYSEAIGAAAYIVKARVQLLRDLGPAISPQSAFQFNLGIETLHVRMKEHIANTRKIVDYLESHPAVTWVSYPGHESHPDKNLADRYLPKGAGSVVIFGIEGGREAGAKLINSLELWSHVANVGDAKSLIIHPASTTHQQLDSEGLKAAGVPEDLIRLSVGIENVEDIIEDLEQAIEKATGVPGVPAGI; translated from the coding sequence ATGGCTAATGAGCAAAAGAGTTACAGGATTGAAACGCTGGGGGTACACGGCGGCCAGTCACCAGACCCGGTGACCGGAGCAAGGGCTGTACCGATTTATTCGAGCAATGCATTCCAATTTGAAAATACAGAACATGCAGCAGATTTATTTGCACTTAAAGAACCGGGTTATATTTACTCAAGGATACATAATCCGACTGTTACTGCCCTGGAAGAAAAAGTGGCTTTGCTTGAAGGCGGTGTAGGTGCGCTCGCTTTATCGAGCGGGATGTCTGCCATCACGATGGCCATCCTGAACATTGCGCATGCGGGCGATGAAATTGTTGCTGCCGCTAATCTATATGGTGGCACCTACAATCTATTTGCTGTCACCCTGCCGAAGTATGGAATAAAAGTCCACCTGGTTGATTCCGCTGATCCTGAAAATTTCCGAAGGGCAATAACTCCGAAAACCAAAGCAGTCTATGCAGAAACGATCGGCAATCCGAGTCTCAGGATCCTGGATATTGAAGCTGTTGCCGAAGTTGCCCACGAAGCAGGTGTGCCGCTGATCATCGATAACACTTTTGCGACACCATATCTTTGCCGGCCAATTGACCATGGAGCTGATATCGTCATCCACTCGGCAACCAAGTGGCTGTTAGGGAACGGGACAGTCATGGGCGGGATTATTGTGGATGGAGGAAAGTTCGATTGGAGTTCAGCTAAATTCCCAGGCTTTAATGAGCCGGACTCCAGCTATCATAACATTGTCTATAGTGAAGCAATCGGAGCTGCCGCATATATCGTTAAGGCAAGAGTCCAGCTTTTGCGTGACCTGGGACCGGCAATCAGTCCGCAGAGCGCCTTCCAATTTAACCTTGGCATCGAAACTTTACATGTACGCATGAAGGAGCATATCGCCAATACACGAAAAATTGTAGATTACCTAGAGTCTCATCCTGCTGTTACCTGGGTAAGCTATCCTGGCCATGAGTCTCATCCTGATAAAAACCTCGCAGACCGCTACCTTCCAAAGGGAGCCGGGTCAGTAGTTATTTTTGGGATTGAAGGCGGCAGGGAAGCCGGAGCAAAGCTGATCAACTCACTAGAATTATGGTCCCATGTCGCAAATGTCGGCGATGCTAAAAGCCTGATCATCCATCCTGCAAGCACAACCCATCAGCAGCTGGATTCAGAAGGCCTTAAAGCAGCTGGGGTTCCTGAGGATTTAATCCGCCTTTCCGTCGGGATTGAAAATGTGGAAGATATCATTGAAGACCTGGAGCAGGCGATCGAAAAAGCGACCGGAGTACCTGGAGTCCCTGCTGGAATTTAA
- the gcvH gene encoding glycine cleavage system protein GcvH produces MNAPKELRYSEEHEWVKVEGEKVRIGITDFAQSELGDIVFVELPEVGDEITVDQPFGSVESVKTVSELYAPVSGKVVEINEELNDSPEFVNESPYEKAWMITVELSDNSEVEKLMTAEQYEDMIKE; encoded by the coding sequence ATGAATGCACCAAAAGAGTTGCGTTATTCTGAAGAACACGAATGGGTAAAAGTAGAGGGAGAAAAGGTTCGCATCGGAATCACGGATTTCGCGCAATCTGAACTTGGCGACATCGTATTCGTCGAACTGCCAGAAGTGGGCGACGAAATCACTGTTGACCAGCCATTCGGAAGTGTAGAGTCCGTAAAAACAGTTTCAGAGCTTTATGCACCAGTAAGCGGCAAGGTAGTGGAAATTAACGAAGAATTAAATGACAGCCCTGAATTTGTTAACGAATCACCATACGAAAAAGCTTGGATGATTACTGTTGAGCTATCTGACAACAGCGAAGTTGAAAAGCTTATGACAGCTGAACAATACGAAGACATGATCAAAGAATAA
- a CDS encoding YusG family protein, producing the protein MTLNKQKLDITDRVTGKLENGQVQLYLENEHIGSIELPEGMQMKLEHHYEAEQNKIYQHVSVPDQSETRYTDCDEGGWC; encoded by the coding sequence ATGACACTGAACAAACAAAAGCTAGATATAACGGACAGAGTGACAGGAAAGCTAGAAAACGGACAGGTACAGCTTTACCTGGAAAACGAACACATTGGATCCATAGAGCTTCCAGAAGGAATGCAGATGAAATTGGAGCATCACTATGAGGCAGAACAGAATAAGATTTACCAGCATGTATCAGTGCCGGATCAATCAGAAACTCGGTATACTGATTGTGATGAAGGCGGCTGGTGTTAA
- a CDS encoding thioredoxin family protein: MEEWTKSEMDTFLEEKRTGYLYFYTPMCGTCQVAGKMLTVIDQLLPEIPSGKADLNYLPEMAERFEIESVPCLIMLNKGEVLEKIYAFQSVPYLYEKLKGLN, from the coding sequence ATGGAAGAATGGACAAAATCAGAGATGGATACCTTCCTGGAAGAAAAAAGAACAGGATACCTATATTTTTACACACCAATGTGTGGTACCTGCCAGGTAGCTGGAAAGATGCTTACTGTCATCGATCAGCTGCTGCCGGAAATACCTTCAGGCAAAGCAGACTTGAATTATCTGCCTGAGATGGCGGAACGATTTGAGATTGAAAGTGTCCCATGTCTGATAATGTTGAACAAGGGAGAGGTGCTAGAAAAAATTTATGCCTTTCAATCTGTTCCATACCTTTATGAAAAACTTAAAGGATTAAATTGA
- a CDS encoding arsenate reductase family protein — MAKTFYWYPKCGTCRNAKKWLDQHEVNYNEVHIVENPPSQSQLEEMLEKSGLEIKKFFNTSGQKYRELGMKDKIKTASKSELLELLASDGMLIKRPLMTDGEKVTVGFKEEEFEKAWL, encoded by the coding sequence ATGGCAAAGACGTTTTATTGGTACCCTAAATGCGGCACATGCAGGAACGCCAAGAAATGGTTGGACCAGCATGAAGTAAACTATAATGAAGTACATATTGTCGAAAACCCGCCTTCCCAATCCCAGCTTGAAGAAATGCTGGAAAAAAGTGGCCTCGAGATCAAGAAATTTTTCAATACGAGCGGCCAGAAATACCGGGAACTTGGGATGAAAGACAAAATCAAGACAGCATCAAAAAGTGAGCTGCTGGAACTGCTTGCATCTGACGGCATGCTCATCAAACGCCCGCTGATGACAGACGGGGAGAAGGTAACTGTAGGCTTCAAAGAGGAAGAATTTGAAAAAGCCTGGCTGTAA
- a CDS encoding spore coat protein yields MNQNQNQQKIQNPETQVQKTPQMNDRDFINDILTTEKYMTQGYDTALNELSHDQLYQDVLAIYTETANAQRSLYNLMFKKGWYGVEAADAQKLQQSHQQFQGYSNQFPYGGQQLQ; encoded by the coding sequence ATGAACCAGAACCAAAATCAGCAGAAAATCCAAAATCCAGAAACTCAAGTCCAGAAGACACCGCAGATGAATGACCGTGATTTCATCAATGATATTTTAACGACCGAAAAATACATGACTCAGGGCTATGATACTGCTCTTAATGAATTAAGCCATGACCAGCTTTACCAGGATGTACTAGCAATTTATACTGAAACAGCCAACGCCCAGCGCAGCCTTTATAACCTGATGTTCAAGAAAGGCTGGTATGGTGTGGAAGCGGCAGACGCGCAAAAGCTTCAGCAGTCACACCAGCAATTCCAGGGATACTCAAATCAATTCCCATATGGCGGACAGCAGCTTCAATAA
- a CDS encoding methionine ABC transporter permease has translation MAETLFPNVNWDRMWEATVETLYMSAISVVATFILGALLGLLLFLTSPGNIWENKPVNLVLSAVVNIFRSIPFIILIVLLIPFTKIIVGSMIGENAALPALIIGSAPFYARMVEIGLREIDKGVIEAAKSMGAKTTTIIWKVLLPESMPALVSGITVTAIALVSYTAMAGVIGAGGLGNLAYLEGFQRSRNDVTLMATIIILIIVFIIQFAGDFFTRKLDKR, from the coding sequence ATGGCTGAGACATTGTTTCCAAATGTCAACTGGGACCGAATGTGGGAAGCGACAGTTGAGACACTGTACATGAGTGCCATTTCTGTAGTGGCTACCTTTATCCTTGGAGCACTCCTCGGACTGCTGCTTTTTTTGACATCCCCGGGAAATATTTGGGAAAATAAACCTGTCAATTTAGTATTGAGCGCAGTTGTTAATATTTTTAGGTCGATCCCATTCATTATCTTGATCGTACTTCTGATTCCTTTTACAAAAATTATCGTTGGCTCGATGATTGGGGAAAATGCTGCCCTACCTGCTCTGATTATCGGTTCGGCGCCATTTTACGCAAGGATGGTAGAAATCGGCTTGCGTGAGATTGATAAAGGTGTCATTGAAGCAGCCAAGTCCATGGGTGCCAAGACGACGACGATTATCTGGAAGGTGCTGCTTCCAGAATCGATGCCAGCTTTGGTTTCTGGTATTACGGTAACGGCGATTGCGCTAGTCAGTTACACAGCAATGGCCGGAGTCATTGGCGCAGGCGGTCTTGGGAACCTGGCATACCTTGAAGGTTTCCAGAGAAGCCGAAATGATGTCACCTTAATGGCCACAATTATTATCTTGATTATTGTGTTTATAATCCAGTTTGCAGGTGACTTCTTCACCAGGAAATTAGATAAGAGATAA
- a CDS encoding acetyl-CoA C-acetyltransferase → MREAVIVAGARTPVGKAKKGTLANVRPDDLGALVVRETLKRAGNYEGNIDDLIIGCAMPEAEQGLNMARNIGALAGLSHEVPAITINRYCSSGLQAIANASERIMLGHADTIIAGGAESMSLVPMMGHVVRPNSKLAESAPQYYMGMGHTAEEVAKKYGISREDQDAFAVRSHQRAAKAIQEGKFEDEIVPVDVTLRTVGKDNKLVEKTIQFKQDEGVRPDTNMETLAKLRPAFNIKGTVTAGNSSQTSDGAAAVMVMDREKAESLGLKPLAKFRSFALGGVPPEIMGIGPVVAIPKALKLAGLQVSDIGVFELNEAFASQSIQVIRELGLDEDKVNVNGGAIALGHPLGTTGAKLTLTVIHEMKRRNEQFGVVTMCIGGGMGAAGVFELL, encoded by the coding sequence ATGAGAGAAGCGGTAATCGTAGCCGGAGCCCGGACACCGGTCGGAAAAGCAAAAAAGGGAACTCTTGCTAATGTCCGGCCTGACGATCTTGGAGCTCTTGTAGTAAGAGAAACGCTAAAAAGAGCAGGTAATTATGAAGGGAATATTGATGATTTAATCATCGGCTGTGCAATGCCAGAAGCAGAGCAGGGCTTGAATATGGCGCGTAATATCGGCGCACTTGCCGGTCTGTCACATGAAGTGCCGGCGATCACAATCAATCGTTATTGTTCTTCAGGACTGCAGGCGATTGCGAATGCATCAGAAAGAATCATGCTTGGGCATGCAGACACCATTATCGCCGGTGGTGCGGAATCAATGAGCCTTGTTCCAATGATGGGCCATGTTGTACGCCCGAATTCAAAATTGGCTGAAAGTGCTCCTCAGTACTATATGGGAATGGGCCATACAGCTGAGGAAGTAGCCAAGAAGTACGGTATTTCCCGTGAAGATCAGGATGCTTTTGCAGTTAGAAGCCATCAGCGCGCGGCAAAGGCAATCCAGGAAGGCAAATTCGAGGATGAGATCGTTCCTGTCGACGTAACCCTCCGTACAGTAGGAAAAGACAATAAGCTTGTTGAAAAGACAATCCAATTCAAACAGGATGAAGGTGTACGTCCTGATACGAACATGGAGACACTTGCTAAACTGCGCCCGGCCTTCAATATTAAAGGCACAGTAACTGCAGGGAACTCCTCACAGACTAGTGACGGAGCAGCAGCAGTCATGGTCATGGACCGCGAAAAGGCTGAATCTCTTGGATTGAAGCCTCTGGCTAAATTCAGGTCATTCGCACTTGGCGGAGTACCGCCTGAAATCATGGGAATCGGTCCCGTGGTAGCGATTCCTAAAGCATTGAAGCTTGCTGGATTGCAAGTTTCCGATATCGGTGTATTCGAACTGAACGAAGCATTTGCTTCACAATCAATCCAGGTCATCCGTGAGCTGGGCCTTGATGAAGATAAAGTCAACGTGAACGGCGGAGCAATCGCCTTGGGCCACCCGCTGGGAACAACTGGCGCGAAACTGACTTTAACCGTAATCCATGAAATGAAACGCAGAAATGAACAATTCGGTGTCGTTACGATGTGTATCGGCGGTGGAATGGGCGCAGCTGGAGTATTTGAACTACTTTAA
- a CDS encoding MFS transporter: MALYQEWAAQIKTYNRNIRLTFIANILTQIGLGIFMVIYNFYIRELGYNELVNGKVIAMTSLATALVLIPAGILSDKAGRKKLMLYGAIGTGLILFTRSIVESQSLLIVFAFGTGLASAFIQVSIIPWLAENSKPEQRVHLFSIHFAVMTGANVIGSLLGGILTDLFGMIAPGLESIRYTLIIGSFLFLAALIPVMKLKEDRPNRISASDMKGKTKGIFHKASFKIILLFAVAQLMIGFGAGLVIPYLNLYFADRFMASNSLIGLVISLGQGATAVAMIIGPMVVRRLGEVKAVVVLQLLSLPFLLLTAYTQSFWLAALGFLFRQALMNAGNPIQMSLMMSKVDDSMKGLANSVNQMVFNLGWAVMGPVSTGIVLKYGSYWGYATVFTITAGLYLVGSTYFFVVFKTMDKPKSGIVNTKTA, encoded by the coding sequence ATGGCTCTATACCAGGAATGGGCGGCACAAATTAAAACCTATAATCGAAACATACGACTTACCTTCATTGCGAACATACTGACCCAGATTGGCCTTGGGATTTTCATGGTCATCTATAACTTTTACATTAGGGAGTTAGGCTATAATGAACTTGTAAACGGAAAGGTCATAGCCATGACCTCGCTGGCAACTGCTCTCGTTCTTATCCCTGCAGGCATCCTTAGTGATAAAGCAGGGAGGAAAAAGCTGATGCTCTATGGAGCAATCGGAACAGGATTGATTTTATTCACCCGGAGCATCGTTGAGAGTCAGTCACTATTAATTGTTTTTGCATTTGGAACAGGACTTGCTTCCGCATTTATCCAGGTGTCGATTATTCCGTGGCTGGCGGAGAATTCGAAGCCTGAACAACGCGTACATTTATTCAGTATTCACTTTGCGGTGATGACGGGTGCCAACGTAATTGGAAGTCTTTTGGGTGGTATCCTCACAGACTTATTCGGCATGATCGCACCTGGACTTGAAAGTATCAGATATACATTGATCATTGGTTCGTTCTTGTTTTTAGCAGCTCTGATTCCGGTTATGAAATTGAAGGAAGACCGGCCAAACCGCATATCGGCTAGCGATATGAAAGGGAAAACAAAAGGAATCTTCCACAAAGCCAGTTTCAAAATCATTCTGCTGTTTGCCGTTGCACAATTGATGATAGGCTTTGGAGCGGGATTGGTCATTCCATATTTGAACCTCTATTTTGCGGATCGGTTCATGGCCTCTAATTCATTGATTGGCCTGGTTATTTCACTGGGTCAGGGAGCCACAGCTGTAGCGATGATCATCGGGCCTATGGTAGTCCGCAGGCTTGGGGAAGTGAAGGCAGTGGTCGTGTTGCAGCTTCTGTCGCTTCCGTTTTTGCTGCTGACAGCGTACACCCAGAGTTTTTGGCTGGCAGCTCTAGGCTTTTTATTCCGTCAGGCACTAATGAACGCGGGCAATCCAATCCAGATGTCGTTAATGATGTCGAAGGTTGATGATTCCATGAAGGGTTTGGCCAACTCTGTGAATCAAATGGTGTTTAATCTCGGCTGGGCTGTTATGGGGCCGGTATCGACTGGGATCGTCTTGAAATACGGTTCCTATTGGGGATATGCAACAGTATTTACTATCACTGCTGGTCTGTATTTAGTTGGATCAACTTATTTCTTCGTAGTCTTCAAAACGATGGATAAGCCAAAATCCGGCATAGTGAATACAAAAACGGCTTAA
- a CDS encoding methionine ABC transporter ATP-binding protein: protein MEYSVAKRGSQLITIKNARKIYPSNKGDVKAVDDVNLEVKEGEIYGVIGYSGAGKSTLIRMLNGLEIPTSGSVVVAGREVSRIKGADLRKARQEISMIFQHFNLLWSRTVAENIEFPLEIAGVAKAEREKRVKELITLVGLEGRGDAYPSQLSGGQKQRVGIARALANNPKVLLGDEATSALDPQTTDQILDLLVDINKRLGLTIVLITHEMHVIRKICHRVAVMEGGKIVETGPVLEVFKNPQQPITKRFVQQVTEPEETKETVDHLLERYPHGRVVQLTFVGEGTEQPLITNLIREFSITVNIVQGKISQTQDGSYGTLFIHLDGEEGEVARAIEYIGQHEVGVEVISNG from the coding sequence ATGGAATACTCGGTTGCAAAGAGGGGGAGTCAATTGATTACGATAAAGAATGCCAGAAAGATTTATCCTTCCAACAAGGGGGATGTTAAGGCAGTCGATGATGTCAACCTTGAAGTCAAGGAAGGCGAAATCTATGGAGTTATCGGTTATAGTGGTGCCGGCAAAAGTACTTTGATTCGCATGCTGAATGGGCTGGAAATCCCAACATCAGGTTCTGTAGTGGTAGCCGGAAGGGAAGTTTCCAGGATTAAGGGAGCAGATCTGCGCAAGGCTCGCCAGGAAATCAGCATGATTTTCCAGCATTTCAATCTGCTATGGTCAAGGACTGTAGCGGAGAATATCGAGTTTCCGCTTGAAATTGCCGGAGTGGCAAAAGCAGAGAGAGAGAAACGGGTAAAAGAATTGATCACATTAGTAGGTCTTGAAGGCCGGGGAGATGCTTATCCGTCCCAGTTGAGCGGCGGCCAGAAACAGAGGGTCGGAATTGCTAGGGCGCTTGCCAATAACCCGAAAGTACTCCTTGGGGATGAAGCAACTTCAGCACTTGATCCGCAGACGACTGACCAAATTCTCGATCTCCTAGTTGATATCAATAAAAGGCTTGGCCTGACAATCGTCCTGATCACCCACGAAATGCATGTTATCAGGAAAATTTGCCATCGAGTCGCTGTAATGGAAGGCGGAAAGATTGTTGAAACAGGACCTGTACTGGAAGTCTTTAAAAATCCTCAGCAGCCGATTACGAAAAGATTCGTCCAGCAGGTGACAGAACCTGAAGAAACAAAAGAAACTGTTGACCATTTACTGGAGCGCTATCCACATGGCCGCGTTGTACAGCTCACATTCGTAGGTGAAGGGACAGAACAGCCGTTGATCACCAACTTGATCCGTGAGTTTTCAATAACGGTCAATATTGTTCAGGGTAAAATTTCACAGACACAAGATGGTTCGTATGGAACTTTGTTCATCCATCTTGATGGTGAAGAGGGCGAAGTAGCCCGGGCAATCGAGTATATCGGCCAGCATGAAGTCGGCGTGGAGGTGATTTCGAATGGCTGA
- a CDS encoding YuzL family protein codes for MARLKKDPSKAGVSAASVKGDAGPSMSKGGERKQNSQNSQYKK; via the coding sequence ATGGCTAGATTGAAAAAGGACCCATCCAAAGCTGGCGTCAGCGCTGCCAGTGTAAAAGGAGATGCAGGCCCATCTATGAGTAAGGGCGGCGAAAGAAAGCAGAACAGCCAGAACAGCCAGTATAAAAAGTAA
- a CDS encoding toprim domain-containing protein: MTMDENHKVIIVEGSSDKKKVQAVLNEPVEIICTNGTIGVSKLDELIDSLFDKDVYILVDADASGEKLRKQFKREFPEANHLYIDRMYREVATAPENHLATVLIGANIDVHAEYLEKG; encoded by the coding sequence ATGACGATGGACGAAAATCACAAGGTGATCATAGTGGAGGGCTCGTCAGACAAAAAGAAAGTTCAAGCTGTGCTGAATGAACCGGTTGAAATTATTTGTACGAATGGAACGATTGGTGTTTCAAAGCTGGATGAACTGATTGATTCCCTTTTCGATAAAGATGTATATATCCTCGTGGATGCGGATGCGTCCGGGGAAAAGTTGAGGAAGCAATTTAAAAGGGAGTTTCCTGAGGCAAACCATTTGTACATTGACAGGATGTACAGGGAAGTGGCGACGGCACCAGAAAACCACCTTGCTACAGTTTTAATTGGAGCAAATATCGATGTTCATGCAGAGTATTTAGAAAAAGGATGA
- a CDS encoding proline dehydrogenase family protein, translating into MEQLMRNFFLFLSKNKFFTKMAKKYGLRLGAKRFVSGETVEQSVEVIKQLNSKNLAATVDFLGEFVDNEKEANERAENSIAMIKAIGREKLNAQMSVKMTSLGFDISDRVVMNNMRRIMDTAKENNVFVTIDMEDYERCQRTLDIFKQLKSEYDNIGTVIQAYLYRTEKDIEDLNQYSPNLRLVKGAYKESPEVAFPEKKDVDENFKKIIKMHLLNGNYTAVASHDDNIINFTKEFAKANNIPKSQFEFQMLFGIMPERQLQLAEEGYTMRVYVPFGTDWYGYFMRRLAERPANVAFVLKGMLKK; encoded by the coding sequence ATGGAACAATTAATGAGGAACTTCTTTCTTTTTCTATCGAAAAATAAATTTTTTACGAAGATGGCCAAGAAATACGGCCTTCGTCTAGGGGCAAAACGCTTCGTTTCCGGCGAGACGGTCGAGCAGTCGGTGGAAGTCATCAAACAGCTGAACAGCAAGAACCTTGCAGCAACTGTCGATTTCCTTGGCGAATTCGTCGACAATGAAAAAGAAGCGAATGAGAGAGCCGAAAACTCGATTGCAATGATAAAAGCCATTGGCCGCGAAAAACTGAATGCCCAGATGAGTGTCAAAATGACTTCGCTCGGCTTTGATATTTCTGACAGGGTTGTCATGAACAATATGCGCCGGATCATGGATACTGCCAAGGAGAACAATGTGTTTGTGACGATCGACATGGAGGACTACGAGCGCTGCCAGAGGACTCTGGATATCTTTAAGCAGCTGAAGTCTGAATATGACAACATCGGCACGGTCATCCAGGCTTATTTATATAGAACTGAAAAAGATATTGAGGATTTGAATCAATATTCTCCAAACCTCCGCCTTGTAAAGGGAGCTTACAAAGAGTCACCGGAAGTGGCTTTCCCTGAGAAGAAGGATGTAGATGAAAATTTCAAGAAAATCATCAAGATGCATCTGTTGAACGGCAACTATACTGCTGTTGCTTCACACGATGACAATATCATCAACTTCACGAAGGAATTCGCGAAGGCAAACAATATTCCGAAAAGCCAGTTCGAATTCCAGATGCTGTTTGGAATCATGCCGGAAAGGCAGCTTCAGCTTGCCGAAGAAGGCTATACGATGCGCGTTTATGTCCCATTCGGAACAGACTGGTACGGTTACTTCATGCGCCGCCTTGCAGAGCGTCCGGCAAACGTGGCATTTGTTTTAAAAGGAATGTTAAAGAAATAA
- a CDS encoding acyl-CoA dehydrogenase family protein, producing MGNQTEKLVKGGSFLIEDVTYDHVFTPEDYTDEHKMIAKTTEDFVTNEVLPQVEYIEQHEFDRTVKLLKEAGELGLLGADVPEEYGGLSLDKISSALIAEKMAVAGGFSISHGAHVGIGSLPIVLFGNEEQKQKYLPALATGEKLAAYALTEPGSGSDALGAKTTAKLNAEGTHYVLNGEKQWITNAGFADVFVVYAKIDGEQFTAFIVEREYPGVSVGAEEKKMGIKSSSTRTLILEDAQVPVENLLGEAGKGHLIAFNILNIGRYKLGVGATGGAKQAFGLTVKYANQRQQFKTPISQFNLTKEKLATMASKIYATESSVYRTVGLFEERMNQLSEEEINNGKAVADSIAEYAIECSMNKVFATETLDYVVDEGVQIHGGYGFMQEYEIERAYRDSRINRIFEGTNEINRLLVPGTFLRKAMKGELPLLQKAQQLQEELMMLMPEEPGDEPLAQEKYLVKNAKKIGLLAAGLAAQKFGKALEKEQEILVNIADIISNAYSMESAVLRTEKAIAKDGVEKSKQKLLYTQIFCQEAFNEIERDAKETLVATEEGDALRMLTSALRKFTRHTPINVIAKKREASEKLIEAERFIV from the coding sequence ATGGGTAACCAAACAGAAAAGCTTGTAAAAGGCGGAAGCTTCTTAATCGAAGATGTAACTTATGACCATGTTTTCACTCCAGAGGATTACACAGATGAGCATAAAATGATTGCGAAAACGACTGAGGATTTCGTAACGAACGAAGTATTGCCTCAGGTTGAATATATCGAGCAGCACGAGTTTGACCGCACTGTGAAACTATTGAAGGAAGCTGGAGAGCTGGGCCTTCTTGGAGCTGACGTTCCTGAAGAATACGGCGGATTGAGCCTTGATAAAATCAGCTCAGCTTTGATCGCTGAGAAGATGGCAGTTGCCGGCGGTTTCTCCATCTCCCACGGTGCTCACGTAGGAATCGGTTCATTGCCAATCGTTCTTTTCGGTAATGAAGAGCAAAAACAAAAATACCTTCCTGCACTGGCGACTGGCGAAAAGCTTGCAGCCTATGCACTTACAGAGCCAGGCTCAGGTTCAGACGCACTTGGCGCGAAGACTACAGCTAAGCTGAATGCTGAAGGCACTCATTATGTGCTTAACGGCGAAAAGCAATGGATCACAAACGCTGGCTTTGCAGACGTATTCGTGGTTTATGCTAAAATCGACGGCGAACAATTCACAGCTTTCATCGTTGAAAGAGAATACCCAGGAGTTTCAGTCGGTGCTGAAGAAAAGAAAATGGGGATCAAGAGCTCTTCTACACGTACATTGATTCTTGAAGATGCTCAAGTTCCTGTCGAGAACCTTCTTGGCGAAGCAGGGAAAGGTCACCTTATCGCCTTCAATATCCTGAACATTGGACGTTATAAGTTGGGAGTAGGCGCAACTGGCGGTGCCAAGCAGGCATTCGGTCTGACTGTAAAGTATGCTAATCAGCGCCAGCAGTTCAAGACACCTATTTCACAATTCAACCTTACAAAAGAGAAGCTTGCGACAATGGCTTCCAAAATCTATGCAACTGAGAGCTCTGTATACCGTACAGTAGGCTTGTTCGAAGAGAGAATGAACCAGTTGTCTGAAGAAGAAATCAACAATGGTAAAGCAGTCGCTGACTCAATCGCTGAGTACGCGATCGAGTGCTCAATGAACAAAGTCTTCGCAACAGAAACACTTGACTATGTTGTAGATGAAGGAGTACAGATCCACGGTGGATATGGCTTCATGCAAGAGTATGAAATCGAAAGAGCTTACCGTGATTCAAGGATCAACCGTATTTTTGAAGGTACAAACGAAATCAACCGCCTGCTGGTACCAGGAACATTCCTGCGCAAAGCTATGAAGGGCGAGCTTCCATTATTGCAAAAAGCTCAGCAACTCCAGGAAGAGCTCATGATGCTAATGCCTGAAGAGCCAGGCGATGAGCCATTGGCACAGGAGAAATACCTTGTTAAAAATGCGAAGAAAATCGGCTTGCTTGCCGCTGGCCTGGCTGCACAAAAGTTCGGCAAAGCATTGGAAAAAGAGCAGGAGATCCTCGTTAATATCGCGGACATCATCTCTAATGCTTATTCAATGGAATCTGCTGTTCTTCGTACAGAAAAGGCAATCGCTAAAGATGGAGTGGAAAAGAGCAAGCAAAAGCTTCTTTACACGCAAATCTTCTGCCAGGAAGCATTTAATGAGATCGAGCGTGACGCAAAAGAAACTCTTGTTGCAACAGAAGAAGGCGACGCGCTTCGCATGTTGACTTCTGCATTGCGCAAGTTCACAAGACATACACCAATCAATGTCATTGCGAAGAAACGTGAAGCATCTGAAAAGCTGATCGAAGCAGAGCGATTCATCGTTTAA